A genomic region of Dreissena polymorpha isolate Duluth1 chromosome 4, UMN_Dpol_1.0, whole genome shotgun sequence contains the following coding sequences:
- the LOC127878547 gene encoding uncharacterized protein LOC127878547, translating to MDSPIKCLGKWFDSSLSDKANVERIRSQLQEGLKQIDKSALPGKFKAWLFQNALLPRLMWPLMLYEIPTSSVECLERKISKHLRRWLGIPPSFTSIGLYGRSNQLQLPLSSLVEEFKYAKTRLVVTLKQSQDSSIRNAGIETRTGRKWSASQEVEQAEKRLQQKDIVGITAVGRQGLGSSKITLWSSAGNMERRRMVQDEVRAAEEEDRRAKAVAMGAQGAWTKWTTTERKLTWADIWSYEPLRIAFLLRSVYDLLPLASNLHRWGLQDHPKCQLCDTTGTMEHILSSCTTALTHGRYRWRHDSVLQELADKLERERTKKRPRQKPQMIQFVKDKRRLKN from the coding sequence ATGGACAGTCCCATAAAGTGCCTGGGCAAGTGGTTTGATTCGAGCCTTAGTGACAAAGCAAACGTAGAGCGCATCAGATCACAGCTCCAGGAAGGGCTGAAACAAATTGACAAATCCGCTTTACCAGGAAAGTTCAAGGCATGGCTCTTCCAGAATGCACTTCTCCCCAGACTGATGTGGCCCCTTATGCTATATGAAATACCTACATCCTCTGTCGAATGCTTGGAGAGAAAAATCAGCAAACACCTGCGCCGATGGCTGGGAATACCACCAAGCTTTACCAGCATCGGATTGTATGGGCGATCGAACCAGCTACAACTCCCGCTATCATCACTAGTGGAGGAGTTCAAATATGCAAAGACACGACTGGTAGTGACGCTCAAGCAATCGCAGGACAGTTCAATCCGAAATGCTGGGATTGAAACTAGGACAGGGAGAAAGTGGTCAGCAAGCCAAGAAGTCGAACAGGCCGAGAAAAGACTCCAGCAAAAAGACATTGTCGGCATCACAGCTGTAGGCAGACAGGGGCTAGGCAGCTCCAAGATAACATTATGGAGCTCTGCTGGAAACATGGAAAGGAGGAGAATGGTGCAAGATGAAGTCAGAGCAGCAGAAGAAGAAGACAGAAGAGCGAAAGCTGTGGCTATGGGTGCCCAAGGTGCGTGGACGAAGTGGACAACGACAGAAAGAAAACTGACGTGGGCTGATATTTGGAGCTACGAACCACTGAGGATAGCGTTCCTGCTCAGATCAGTCTATGACTTGCTACCGTTAGCCTCAAACCTGCACAGATGGGGTCTACAGGACCACCCCAAGTGCCAATTGTGTGACACGACAGGAACCATGGAACATATTCTGTCATCGTGTACCACAGCCCTTACCCATGGACGCtacaggtggagacacgacaGTGTTCTTCAGGAACTCGCTGACAAGTTGGAGCGCGAGAGGACCAAGAAGAGGCCCAGACAGAAACCCCAAATGATTCAGTTCGTGAAGGACAAAAGGCGCCTAAAAAACTGA